A window of Pedococcus aerophilus contains these coding sequences:
- a CDS encoding DUF262 domain-containing protein codes for MDNPEPRSQYLNVVLRQIARTAFRIPRFQRHFVWDERDVLELLGSIQKGYPIGSVLTWKVEASDNYFAGYRTETFPNADPAVSNFEVVLDGAQRLSTLYGCLRHSQASPVYQVVYDLRKAEFAHADFSKDIEPWRIKMDALFDSRAFLASQASIEELEDSAELLPSALDLYSTFQDYQIPIIGLSNAVLEDVVEVFRRINSSGTPLSSVDFVRALTWQSEFDLEETFDRFVARYQGTPLEGITEDYVIRCLAITANVPVGSREVVQLKELSSRKGGLAGEVDRMEAVLDLVADYLRRLGAARFRDVPYEIQRLFIFAMLLHHPATDLSRIDDWFWRTTFSEEHQGKPESYTNRLLALVRDGDIDSAFEVRKPVDPDVFALRARRSGSAVTVGFDLLLRRRQAHSLISGKAIDFGGWVHGALFSQEELRADGDKSSTVVTRLANLVVLDTVEALQWREMRQASSLDALRAELAAKDLGIEEAWNTQGLGDGVDVSLVPMAVLRGRSRELLESVIPRT; via the coding sequence ATGGATAACCCAGAGCCGCGCTCGCAGTACCTAAACGTCGTTCTCCGTCAGATTGCGCGAACTGCGTTTAGGATCCCTAGGTTTCAACGTCACTTCGTCTGGGATGAGCGCGACGTCCTCGAGCTGTTAGGGAGCATCCAGAAGGGCTATCCAATCGGGAGTGTCCTTACATGGAAGGTGGAGGCTTCGGACAACTACTTCGCGGGTTATCGAACCGAGACCTTTCCGAACGCGGACCCTGCCGTATCGAACTTCGAAGTCGTCCTTGATGGCGCTCAACGTCTCTCAACGCTGTACGGGTGCCTGCGGCACTCGCAGGCGAGCCCGGTATACCAGGTCGTCTACGATCTCCGCAAAGCCGAATTCGCGCACGCTGACTTCTCAAAGGACATCGAGCCGTGGCGTATTAAGATGGACGCGCTCTTCGATAGCCGGGCCTTCTTGGCTTCGCAAGCGTCGATTGAGGAATTGGAAGATTCCGCCGAACTCCTTCCGAGCGCACTCGATCTCTATTCGACCTTCCAGGACTATCAGATCCCGATTATTGGACTGTCCAACGCTGTACTTGAAGACGTCGTCGAAGTGTTCAGGCGAATCAACAGCAGCGGCACCCCGCTGTCATCTGTCGACTTCGTGCGCGCGCTTACGTGGCAGTCCGAGTTTGATTTGGAGGAGACGTTCGACCGTTTCGTCGCGCGCTATCAGGGCACTCCGCTCGAAGGCATCACCGAAGACTATGTGATTCGATGCCTCGCGATCACGGCGAACGTTCCGGTCGGGAGCCGCGAGGTTGTGCAGCTGAAGGAACTCTCAAGCCGAAAGGGCGGTCTCGCAGGCGAGGTTGACAGGATGGAGGCTGTCCTTGACCTCGTGGCGGATTATTTGCGGCGGTTGGGTGCGGCGCGCTTCCGCGACGTACCTTATGAAATTCAGCGCCTGTTCATCTTTGCCATGCTCTTGCATCATCCGGCCACTGACTTGTCGCGGATTGACGACTGGTTCTGGCGGACAACGTTCTCTGAAGAACATCAAGGAAAGCCGGAGTCGTACACGAATCGCCTTCTTGCCCTGGTCCGGGACGGCGATATTGACTCAGCATTCGAAGTACGGAAACCAGTTGATCCTGATGTGTTTGCACTGCGTGCCCGCCGTTCCGGGTCCGCGGTCACAGTTGGGTTCGATTTGCTGCTTCGGAGGCGTCAAGCGCACTCGCTGATCTCTGGCAAAGCAATCGACTTCGGTGGCTGGGTCCACGGTGCACTCTTCTCGCAGGAGGAACTCCGCGCTGATGGCGATAAGAGTTCGACGGTTGTGACGAGGTTGGCGAACCTCGTGGTCCTCGACACCGTCGAAGCGCTGCAATGGCGTGAGATGCGGCAGGCAAGCTCGCTTGACGCTCTCCGAGCAGAACTGGCCGCGAAGGACTTGGGGATTGAGGAGGCGTGGAACACCCAGGGGCTTGGAGATGGCGTCGACGTCAGCCTTGTGCCGATGGCGGTCCTTCGGGGGCGCTCGCGTGAGCTCTTGGAGTCGGTGATTCCGCGCACGTAA
- a CDS encoding NAD-dependent epimerase/dehydratase family protein, which yields MRVVVIGGTGHIGTYLAPSLVEAGHETVVISRGTQKAYRDDDRWQDVEMVVCDREASERDGTFGTTVAGLKPDAVMDLTCFTPDQARQLVEALDGQHLIHTGTVWSYGASALVPTREDAPKHPYGEYGVNKLAVEQYLMTQDRVRASVVHPGHISGPGWMAINPQGNLDPGVIDRLREDGSCLLPDRGGETIHHVHAEDVAGLHQACLDNSDQAVGESFNSVCTEALTLRGYAELVARHFGHEPKLEFAPWAEFEQRVDPEAAQATMEHIGRAPMFSMAKAKDLLGFEPKHSVVDTVLESLDAWVATNRP from the coding sequence ATGCGCGTAGTCGTCATCGGCGGGACTGGACACATCGGCACCTACTTGGCTCCCAGCCTGGTCGAGGCGGGTCATGAGACCGTGGTGATTAGCCGGGGAACGCAGAAGGCGTACCGCGACGACGACCGTTGGCAGGACGTCGAGATGGTCGTCTGCGACCGCGAGGCCTCCGAGCGTGACGGCACCTTTGGAACGACCGTCGCTGGCCTGAAGCCCGACGCCGTCATGGACCTCACCTGTTTCACCCCCGATCAGGCCCGCCAACTAGTCGAAGCCTTGGACGGCCAGCACCTCATTCACACCGGCACCGTCTGGTCGTACGGCGCGAGCGCCCTGGTCCCGACGAGGGAAGACGCCCCCAAGCACCCCTACGGCGAGTACGGCGTCAACAAGCTCGCCGTCGAGCAGTACCTCATGACCCAGGACCGGGTCCGCGCCAGCGTCGTGCACCCCGGCCACATCTCCGGCCCGGGCTGGATGGCGATCAACCCGCAGGGCAACCTCGACCCCGGCGTCATCGACCGCCTGCGCGAGGACGGCTCCTGCCTGCTGCCCGACCGTGGCGGCGAGACGATCCACCACGTCCACGCCGAGGACGTCGCAGGCCTGCACCAGGCCTGCCTCGACAACTCGGACCAGGCCGTGGGCGAGAGCTTCAACAGCGTCTGCACCGAGGCGCTCACCCTGCGCGGGTACGCCGAGCTCGTCGCCCGGCACTTCGGCCACGAGCCCAAGCTCGAGTTCGCGCCGTGGGCCGAGTTCGAGCAGCGCGTCGACCCCGAGGCAGCCCAGGCCACGATGGAGCACATCGGCCGAGCGCCCATGTTCTCGATGGCCAAGGCCAAGGACCTCCTCGGCTTCGAGCCGAAGCACAGCGTCGTTGACACGGTGCTGGAGTCGCTCGAT